The Polaribacter tangerinus genome has a segment encoding these proteins:
- a CDS encoding xanthine dehydrogenase family protein molybdopterin-binding subunit yields the protein MKSLQKIDRRNFVKLLGLASGGIIIGCNITDTDKKFKPVSNNNSFSPNLFLHIQKDGNTTIIASRSEMGQGIRTSLASAIADELEADWQYISVKQAIGHEKYGNQNTDGSRSVRTLLTPMRKIGAAAKMMLITAAAKKWSVPVNTCIAENHFIINTNTKERFFYGDLVADASKIPLPASDKITLKNTSDFKFIGKKLTSIDIHDFTNGTAKYGIDIRLPNMKFAAIARPPVTFASVMNFDKTATENTKDVVDVFELKRLTPPLGKFFGMLGGVAVVANNTWAAFQGKESLKIDWKTERSKEFDSEEYIDELQKRVLTSGKVVPGSYGNVRNAFGESDKIIEASYSVPFLVHAPMEVPNATAWFKEQTIEVWAPVQDPQTARNELSHFFKIPIENITIHITFLGGGFGRKSKSDFVVEAVAISKKIKAPVQVVWSREDDIKHSFYHATSAQYIKASISNENKVTGWLQRVGFPSIVSSFKPYSDYASGFELNQGFTNNPYQLTNFRLENVKAIAPLRIGWMRSVVHIHSAFGNNCFVDELADAVKKDPVEFHIELLGKNRIVNGKSKFPFNTKRLKDVLKATAKMADWGKKLPKNHGMGVAIHYSFYSYVATIVEVAVKENKVKIENIWTTIDCGLALNKDAITSQLEGAAIFGMSLTFFGEITTKNGAVEQHNFFDYKMVRMKDNPNIEIKIMDKMEEPPTGVGEPGVPVIAPAICNAIFNATNKRIRTLPLTKSGMV from the coding sequence ATGAAATCACTTCAAAAAATAGATAGAAGAAATTTTGTAAAACTTTTAGGATTAGCATCAGGCGGAATTATTATTGGCTGTAACATTACCGATACCGATAAAAAATTTAAACCCGTATCTAATAATAATTCATTTTCTCCAAATCTTTTTTTACACATTCAAAAAGATGGAAATACTACAATTATTGCCTCTCGATCGGAAATGGGACAAGGAATAAGAACTTCATTGGCATCTGCCATAGCAGATGAATTAGAAGCAGACTGGCAATATATTTCTGTAAAACAAGCAATTGGACATGAAAAATATGGCAATCAAAATACTGATGGCTCTAGAAGTGTAAGAACGCTACTAACACCAATGCGTAAAATTGGTGCAGCTGCAAAAATGATGCTGATAACTGCTGCGGCAAAAAAATGGAGTGTTCCTGTAAATACCTGTATAGCAGAAAATCATTTTATAATAAATACAAATACAAAAGAACGCTTTTTTTATGGTGATTTAGTAGCTGATGCATCAAAGATTCCATTACCTGCATCCGATAAAATTACTTTAAAAAACACCTCAGATTTCAAATTTATAGGTAAAAAACTTACCAGTATAGATATACATGATTTTACTAACGGAACTGCTAAGTACGGAATAGATATTCGCTTGCCAAACATGAAATTTGCTGCAATTGCAAGGCCTCCTGTAACTTTTGCTAGCGTTATGAACTTCGATAAAACAGCAACTGAAAACACAAAAGATGTCGTTGACGTTTTTGAGCTAAAAAGATTAACTCCACCTTTAGGTAAATTTTTTGGGATGCTAGGTGGTGTAGCCGTAGTTGCTAATAACACTTGGGCTGCTTTTCAAGGAAAAGAATCTTTAAAAATTGATTGGAAAACAGAAAGAAGTAAAGAGTTCGACTCAGAAGAATACATCGATGAATTACAAAAAAGGGTGCTTACATCTGGTAAAGTAGTTCCTGGAAGTTATGGTAATGTTCGCAACGCATTTGGTGAGTCTGATAAAATTATTGAAGCTAGCTACAGCGTTCCTTTTTTAGTTCATGCACCAATGGAAGTTCCGAACGCCACAGCTTGGTTTAAAGAGCAAACAATTGAAGTTTGGGCACCTGTACAAGACCCACAAACAGCAAGAAATGAATTGTCTCATTTTTTTAAAATTCCAATAGAAAACATTACCATTCATATTACTTTTCTAGGAGGTGGATTTGGACGAAAATCAAAATCTGACTTTGTTGTCGAGGCAGTTGCAATTTCAAAAAAAATAAAAGCACCTGTTCAAGTTGTTTGGTCTAGAGAAGACGATATTAAACACAGTTTTTACCATGCCACAAGTGCGCAATATATAAAAGCTAGTATTTCTAATGAAAATAAAGTTACTGGTTGGCTTCAAAGAGTAGGCTTTCCTTCTATTGTATCTTCTTTTAAGCCATACTCCGACTATGCATCTGGTTTCGAATTAAATCAAGGTTTTACAAATAATCCCTATCAACTTACTAATTTTAGGCTAGAAAATGTAAAAGCTATCGCACCTTTAAGAATTGGATGGATGCGCTCTGTAGTTCATATACACAGTGCATTTGGCAATAATTGCTTTGTAGATGAACTTGCAGATGCAGTTAAAAAAGATCCGGTAGAATTTCATATAGAATTGTTAGGTAAAAACCGAATTGTGAATGGAAAATCTAAGTTTCCTTTTAACACTAAACGTTTAAAAGACGTTTTAAAAGCAACTGCAAAAATGGCTGACTGGGGCAAAAAGCTTCCAAAAAACCACGGAATGGGTGTTGCCATTCATTATAGCTTTTACAGCTATGTTGCAACTATCGTAGAAGTTGCTGTAAAAGAAAATAAAGTGAAAATAGAAAACATTTGGACTACCATAGATTGTGGTTTAGCATTAAATAAAGATGCCATTACTAGTCAGCTAGAAGGCGCAGCAATTTTCGGAATGTCGTTAACCTTTTTTGGAGAAATAACCACAAAAAATGGTGCTGTAGAACAACACAATTTCTTCGACTATAAAATGGTAAGGATGAAAGATAATCCGAATATTGAAATTAAAATAATGGATAAAATGGAAGAACCACCAACTGGAGTAGGTGAACCTGGTGTTCCTGTAATTGCACCAGCAATTTGCAACGCTATTTTTAATGCCACAAATAAAAGAATTAGAACTTTACCACTTACTAAATCAGGAATGGTTTAG
- a CDS encoding pyruvate dehydrogenase complex dihydrolipoamide acetyltransferase, whose protein sequence is MATIVNMPRLSDTMEEGVVAKWLKNVGDKVEEGDILAEIETDKATMEFESFHEGVLLHIGVKEGETSPVDKLLAVIGEEGEDISAILSGETKEDAEQETSSTTIEDTNSNVTESTASIPEGVNVITMPRLSDTMTDGTVATWLKKEGDKVEEGDILAEIETDKATMEFECFYEGTVLYIGVQEGETAPVDSLLTIIGPAGTDVSALVASGGAVSNTKEVSSISEEKNTTPEISKNSENTSSTPSQENNTNGRIFASPLAKKIAADKGINLSAVKGSGENGRIIKKDVENYTPASTTATDHKTSVAASPQTTATVAAGVEKSEEVKNSQMRKAIAKSLGNSKFSAPDFSLNIEVDMDNAMASRKTINAIPDTKVSFNDMVVKACAMALQKHPQVNTSWSDNNTIYHSHIHVGVAVAVEDGLLVPVIKHTNQLSLTQIGASVRDLAGKARNKKIAPAEMQGSTFTVSNLGMFGIENFTSIINQPNSAILSVGAIVEKPVVKNGQIVVGNTMKLTLTCDHRTVDGAVGAQFLQTLKTFIENPVTMLA, encoded by the coding sequence ATGGCTACAATTGTAAATATGCCGAGACTAAGCGATACCATGGAAGAAGGTGTTGTGGCAAAATGGTTAAAAAATGTTGGAGATAAAGTTGAAGAAGGCGATATTTTAGCAGAAATAGAAACTGATAAAGCAACTATGGAGTTTGAATCTTTTCACGAAGGTGTATTATTACACATTGGTGTAAAAGAAGGTGAAACATCTCCAGTAGATAAACTTTTAGCCGTTATTGGTGAGGAAGGTGAAGACATCTCTGCAATTTTGAGCGGAGAAACCAAAGAAGATGCCGAACAAGAAACTAGCTCTACAACCATTGAGGATACAAACTCAAATGTTACAGAAAGTACCGCTAGTATTCCTGAAGGTGTAAACGTTATTACTATGCCTCGCTTAAGTGATACTATGACAGATGGTACTGTTGCTACGTGGCTAAAAAAAGAAGGTGATAAAGTTGAAGAAGGCGATATTTTAGCAGAAATAGAAACAGACAAAGCCACTATGGAATTTGAATGTTTCTATGAAGGTACTGTCTTATATATTGGTGTTCAAGAAGGAGAAACTGCACCTGTAGATAGTTTATTAACTATTATTGGTCCTGCAGGTACTGATGTAAGTGCTTTAGTAGCTTCTGGCGGAGCAGTTTCAAATACAAAAGAAGTGAGTAGTATTTCAGAAGAAAAGAACACAACTCCTGAAATTTCAAAAAATTCAGAAAATACCTCTTCTACCCCTTCGCAAGAAAACAATACCAACGGTCGTATATTTGCATCGCCATTAGCTAAAAAAATTGCTGCAGACAAAGGAATTAATTTATCCGCAGTAAAAGGTTCTGGTGAAAACGGTAGAATTATTAAAAAAGATGTAGAGAACTATACTCCTGCTTCTACAACAGCCACCGATCATAAAACATCTGTTGCTGCATCACCTCAAACAACGGCTACTGTTGCTGCAGGCGTTGAAAAATCTGAAGAAGTAAAAAATTCTCAAATGCGTAAAGCAATTGCAAAATCTTTGGGTAATTCTAAATTCTCTGCACCAGACTTTAGCTTAAACATAGAGGTTGATATGGACAATGCAATGGCTTCTAGAAAAACGATTAATGCAATTCCAGATACCAAAGTTTCTTTTAACGATATGGTTGTAAAAGCATGTGCAATGGCATTGCAAAAACATCCTCAGGTTAATACTTCTTGGTCTGACAATAACACCATATATCATTCTCATATTCATGTTGGTGTTGCTGTAGCAGTAGAGGATGGCTTACTTGTACCAGTTATAAAACATACAAATCAATTAAGCTTAACTCAAATTGGTGCAAGTGTAAGAGATTTGGCAGGTAAAGCAAGAAATAAAAAAATTGCTCCTGCAGAAATGCAAGGGAGTACTTTTACAGTTTCTAACTTAGGTATGTTTGGTATAGAAAATTTTACTTCTATTATTAACCAACCAAACTCTGCCATTTTATCTGTAGGTGCAATTGTAGAGAAACCAGTAGTTAAAAATGGACAAATAGTAGTTGGTAATACAATGAAACTTACACTAACCTGCGACCACAGAACTGTTGATGGTGCGGTGGGAGCTCAATTTTTACAAACTTTAAAAACATTTATAGAAAACCCTGTAACAATGTTAGCATAG
- a CDS encoding M14 family metallopeptidase, with the protein MKKIILISLLLISFSCKKSSKDKEDFITKFEKSEGKETPEYDEIISFYEALAKKHSQISLFTFGQTDAGKPLHLAVYNREGIYNVSEITNSTKNKILINNGIHPGESDGIDASMMLLRDIVENDTLQEKYKNSLIAIIPVYNVGGALNRNSFTRANQNGPKEYGFRGNGRNYDLNRDFIKQDTKNAAAFAEIFHTVSPDVFIDNHVSNGADYQYAITHLFTQHNKLGGNLGNFLETKMRPEIEKLLARKNIPITPYVNVWGNTPEHGFSQFFDSPRYSTGYTTLFNTLGLMVETHMLKPYKIRVEQTYELMFSTFDFAENNREEIKRLRKNATQELLAKKEYPISYKINRDSPTKLQFKGYEASYIQSEVTTGKRLFYNRDKPFVKETNYFNNFKEDIRIKIPKAYILQQGWHKVISRLKNNNIVFNRFKKDTTFVVDVQHITEYKTRKEAYEGHYLHYNTHVSSTKEEVTFRAGDLYIPTKQSGVRYLIETLEAAATDSFFNWNFFDTILQKKEGYSAYVFEDIAAQFLKENPEVKKELENKIATDAEFAKNARAQLDFVYKKTPYYEPAYLRLPIFKLF; encoded by the coding sequence ATGAAAAAAATTATACTTATAAGCTTACTGCTAATTTCTTTTTCATGTAAAAAATCATCTAAAGACAAAGAAGATTTTATTACAAAATTTGAAAAATCTGAAGGTAAAGAAACGCCAGAGTACGACGAAATAATTAGCTTTTACGAGGCACTTGCAAAAAAACATTCTCAAATTTCTTTATTTACATTCGGACAAACAGATGCTGGAAAACCTCTTCATTTGGCAGTTTACAACAGAGAAGGAATTTATAATGTTTCGGAAATTACCAATAGTACCAAAAATAAAATTTTAATAAACAACGGCATTCATCCAGGAGAGTCAGACGGTATTGATGCTTCTATGATGCTATTAAGAGATATTGTAGAAAATGATACCCTACAAGAAAAATACAAAAACTCATTAATAGCAATTATTCCTGTTTACAATGTTGGTGGAGCACTTAATAGAAATTCATTTACTAGAGCCAATCAAAACGGCCCTAAGGAATATGGGTTTAGAGGAAATGGTAGAAATTATGATTTAAATAGAGATTTTATAAAACAGGACACCAAAAATGCAGCAGCTTTTGCAGAAATTTTTCACACTGTTTCTCCAGATGTTTTTATTGATAATCATGTAAGTAATGGGGCAGATTATCAGTATGCTATAACACATCTATTTACTCAACATAATAAACTTGGCGGTAACTTAGGAAATTTCCTAGAAACAAAAATGCGCCCTGAAATAGAAAAATTGCTGGCTAGAAAAAATATTCCAATTACGCCTTACGTTAATGTTTGGGGCAACACACCAGAACACGGATTCTCTCAGTTTTTCGACTCTCCAAGATATTCCACAGGCTATACCACGTTATTTAATACCTTAGGTTTAATGGTAGAAACACATATGTTGAAACCATACAAAATAAGAGTTGAACAAACTTACGAACTAATGTTTTCGACTTTCGACTTTGCAGAAAATAATAGGGAAGAAATAAAAAGATTACGTAAAAATGCAACTCAAGAACTACTTGCAAAAAAAGAGTATCCAATTAGCTACAAAATAAACAGGGATTCACCAACAAAACTTCAGTTTAAAGGTTATGAAGCAAGCTATATACAAAGTGAAGTAACCACCGGAAAACGGCTTTTTTACAATAGAGATAAGCCTTTTGTTAAAGAAACAAACTACTTTAATAATTTTAAAGAAGATATTAGAATAAAAATACCAAAAGCATATATTTTACAACAAGGCTGGCACAAAGTAATTAGCAGACTTAAAAATAACAACATAGTATTTAATCGTTTTAAAAAAGACACCACTTTTGTAGTAGATGTTCAGCATATTACAGAATATAAGACCAGAAAAGAAGCGTATGAAGGGCATTATTTGCACTACAATACTCATGTTTCTTCTACAAAAGAAGAAGTAACTTTTAGAGCTGGAGATCTTTACATACCTACCAAACAGAGTGGAGTGAGATATCTCATAGAAACATTAGAGGCGGCGGCTACAGACTCCTTTTTTAATTGGAATTTTTTTGATACGATTTTACAAAAAAAAGAAGGTTATTCTGCCTATGTCTTTGAAGATATTGCTGCTCAGTTTTTAAAAGAAAATCCAGAAGTAAAAAAAGAACTAGAAAATAAAATTGCTACAGATGCTGAGTTTGCAAAAAATGCAAGAGCACAATTAGATTTCGTCTACAAAAAAACTCCCTACTACGAACCGGCCTATTTACGTTTGCCAATTTTTAAATTGTTTTAA
- a CDS encoding DUF2721 domain-containing protein, translating to MEQLTLTTPALLFSAISLIMLAYTNRFLAYAAVIRNLHAIYLEKQDATLLRQIRNLKLRLNLTRWMQIFGISSLLLCVFTMFLIYINFPMIAIYSFGVALILLIISLGLLIKEIQISAEALQYHISDIEEHLTKR from the coding sequence ATGGAACAATTAACACTAACTACACCGGCGTTACTATTTTCAGCTATTTCTTTAATAATGTTAGCTTACACAAATAGGTTTCTTGCATATGCTGCAGTTATAAGAAATTTACATGCTATTTATTTAGAGAAACAAGACGCTACACTTTTACGCCAAATTAGAAACTTAAAATTGCGATTAAATTTAACAAGATGGATGCAGATTTTTGGTATTTCGAGTCTTCTATTATGTGTGTTTACAATGTTTTTAATTTATATAAACTTTCCAATGATAGCTATCTATAGTTTTGGGGTAGCATTAATTTTATTAATAATTTCTTTAGGTTTGTTAATTAAAGAAATACAAATTTCTGCAGAGGCACTTCAGTATCATATTTCTGATATAGAAGAGCATTTAACAAAAAGATAA
- a CDS encoding dihydrolipoamide acetyltransferase family protein — translation MARFELKLPKMGESVAEATITSWLKEVGDSVELDEAIVEIATDKVDSEVPSEVSGKLVEILYEKDAVVAVGDTIAVIEVEGEEEVTVSNKVDNSPKEVKEVEKTIEKAAAIVATPSVKNSDSEKFYSPLVRNIAQAENISIETLNTIKGSGKDGRVTKEDILSFIENGKKSPVSEVTKSNSEASSSNTITNSATNVVPVSINEEDEVIEMSRMGKLVAKHMVNSVQTSAHVQSFIEIDVTNIVKWRNKVKDVFLKREGEKLTFTPILMHAVAATIRKYPLINISVNGDTIIKKKNINLGMAAALPDGNLIVPVIKNADQLNLVGMTKAVNDLANRARNNALKPDDIQDGTYTVTNVGSFGSITGTPIINQPQVAILALGAIRKMPSVIETPEGDFIGIRQKMMVAHSYDHRVVNGALGGMFIKTLKDILESWDINQDF, via the coding sequence ATGGCAAGATTCGAATTAAAGTTACCAAAAATGGGAGAAAGTGTTGCAGAAGCAACTATTACCTCTTGGTTGAAAGAAGTAGGAGATTCTGTGGAGTTGGATGAAGCTATTGTAGAAATTGCTACAGACAAGGTAGATTCAGAAGTTCCGTCTGAAGTATCGGGTAAGCTCGTAGAAATACTTTATGAAAAGGATGCAGTTGTGGCAGTTGGAGATACTATTGCTGTAATTGAGGTTGAAGGAGAAGAGGAAGTTACTGTTTCTAATAAAGTAGATAATTCCCCAAAAGAAGTTAAAGAGGTAGAAAAGACCATTGAAAAAGCAGCAGCTATAGTTGCTACACCAAGCGTAAAAAACTCTGATTCAGAAAAATTTTACTCCCCATTGGTTAGAAATATAGCTCAAGCAGAAAATATTTCTATAGAAACTTTAAATACTATTAAAGGTTCTGGAAAAGATGGTAGAGTAACTAAAGAGGATATTTTATCCTTTATAGAAAACGGAAAAAAATCTCCTGTTTCAGAAGTTACTAAAAGTAATAGTGAAGCTTCATCATCAAATACAATAACAAATTCAGCAACTAACGTTGTTCCAGTTTCAATAAACGAAGAAGATGAGGTTATAGAAATGAGTAGAATGGGCAAATTAGTTGCCAAGCATATGGTTAATTCTGTTCAAACATCTGCACATGTTCAATCTTTTATAGAAATTGATGTAACCAATATTGTAAAGTGGAGAAATAAGGTTAAAGATGTTTTTTTGAAAAGAGAAGGAGAGAAATTAACTTTTACACCTATTCTAATGCATGCAGTAGCAGCAACTATTAGAAAATATCCTTTGATAAACATATCGGTTAATGGAGACACTATTATTAAAAAGAAAAACATCAACCTTGGGATGGCTGCAGCCTTACCTGATGGTAATTTAATAGTTCCGGTAATAAAAAATGCAGACCAACTAAACTTAGTTGGAATGACAAAAGCCGTTAATGACTTAGCAAATAGAGCTAGAAACAACGCTCTGAAGCCAGATGATATACAAGATGGAACCTATACAGTAACCAATGTTGGTAGTTTTGGTTCTATAACTGGTACCCCAATTATCAATCAACCTCAAGTAGCTATTTTAGCACTAGGTGCTATTCGTAAAATGCCATCAGTAATAGAAACTCCAGAAGGAGATTTTATTGGAATTAGACAAAAAATGATGGTAGCGCACTCTTACGACCATCGTGTGGTGAACGGAGCTTTAGGTGGTATGTTTATAAAAACATTAAAAGATATTTTAGAATCTTGGGATATAAATCAAGATTTTTAA
- the pdhA gene encoding pyruvate dehydrogenase (acetyl-transferring) E1 component subunit alpha — protein sequence MKKITKETYLNWYKDMLFWRKFEDKLASVYIQQKVRGFLHLYNGQEAILAGALHAMDLSKDKMITAYRNHVQPIGMGEDPKKVMAELYGKATGTSKGMGGSMHIFSKEFRFYGGHGIVGGQIPLGAGIAFADKYKGSDAVTLTCFGDGAARQGSLHEAFNMAMLWKLPVIFIVENNGYAMGTSVERTANHTDIWKLGLGYEMPCGPVDAMNPIKVAEAIDEAIQRARRGDGPTFLEMKTYRYRGHSMSDAQHYRTKDEVEEYKKIDPITQVKNVILEKNYATEDEISAIDKEVKKMVSECEKFAEESPYPDAQQLYDVVYEQDDYPFIS from the coding sequence ATGAAAAAAATCACCAAAGAAACCTACCTAAATTGGTACAAAGACATGCTTTTTTGGCGTAAGTTCGAAGATAAATTAGCTTCGGTTTACATTCAGCAAAAAGTTAGAGGATTTCTTCACCTTTATAATGGTCAAGAAGCAATTTTAGCAGGTGCATTGCATGCAATGGATTTATCTAAAGATAAAATGATTACTGCCTACAGAAATCATGTTCAGCCAATAGGTATGGGAGAAGATCCAAAAAAAGTGATGGCAGAATTATATGGTAAAGCTACCGGTACTTCTAAAGGAATGGGTGGTTCTATGCATATTTTCTCTAAAGAATTTCGTTTTTATGGAGGACATGGTATTGTTGGTGGGCAAATACCGTTGGGTGCAGGAATTGCTTTTGCAGACAAATACAAAGGGAGTGATGCAGTAACTTTAACTTGTTTTGGAGATGGAGCTGCTAGACAAGGTTCGTTACATGAAGCTTTTAACATGGCAATGCTTTGGAAGTTACCCGTAATTTTTATTGTTGAAAATAACGGCTATGCTATGGGAACCTCTGTAGAAAGAACTGCTAATCATACCGATATTTGGAAACTTGGTTTGGGATACGAAATGCCATGCGGACCAGTAGACGCAATGAACCCTATAAAAGTTGCTGAAGCTATAGATGAAGCAATTCAAAGAGCAAGACGTGGAGACGGACCTACATTTTTAGAAATGAAAACATATAGGTATAGAGGTCATTCTATGTCTGATGCACAACACTATAGAACAAAAGACGAGGTAGAAGAATACAAGAAGATAGATCCTATTACTCAAGTAAAAAACGTAATTCTTGAAAAAAATTACGCAACAGAAGATGAGATATCTGCAATTGATAAAGAAGTGAAGAAAATGGTGTCTGAATGTGAAAAATTCGCTGAAGAATCTCCATATCCAGACGCGCAACAATTGTACGATGTTGTATATGAACAAGATGATTACCCTTTTATAAGTTAA
- the coaD gene encoding pantetheine-phosphate adenylyltransferase has product MKRAIFPGSFDPLTLGHLDIIERGVTLFDELIIAIGINADKKYMFSLEERKEFIENCFKDNPKIKVVTYKGLTVHFCKENNVSFILRGLRNPADFEFEKAIAHTNRDLASIETVFLLTAASTSYISSSIVRDVIRNNGDYTKLVPQTVRIK; this is encoded by the coding sequence ATGAAACGTGCAATTTTTCCGGGCTCTTTTGACCCATTAACATTAGGCCATTTAGACATTATAGAAAGAGGTGTTACACTTTTTGATGAATTAATTATTGCCATAGGTATCAATGCTGATAAAAAATATATGTTCTCTCTAGAGGAACGCAAAGAGTTCATAGAAAACTGTTTTAAAGATAATCCAAAAATAAAAGTAGTTACCTACAAAGGACTAACAGTTCATTTTTGTAAAGAAAATAATGTCAGTTTTATTTTAAGAGGTCTTAGAAATCCTGCAGATTTTGAGTTTGAAAAAGCCATAGCGCATACCAACAGAGATTTAGCTTCAATAGAAACTGTTTTTCTATTAACAGCAGCAAGCACCTCTTACATTTCATCTTCTATTGTTAGAGATGTTATTAGAAATAATGGCGATTACACCAAACTTGTACCACAAACGGTAAGAATAAAATAA
- a CDS encoding M15 family metallopeptidase — protein sequence MKNLILILILIFSQSLTAQNLPKEFVYLQDIDNSIVVELRYFTSNNFTGKPVNGYNANCLIISKKAALGLKKVQKELLKKGMSIKIFDAYRPQKAVDHFISWAKKLNDTLAKKSYYPKVKKNNLFKLGYIASKSGHSRGSTVDLTIINIDTKQELDMGSSYDFFGEESHPFYPKITVKQQKNRNLLRAVMVKNGFIPYNKEWWHFTLKNEPFPKTYFDFNVE from the coding sequence ATGAAAAATTTAATTTTAATATTAATACTAATTTTTAGTCAATCATTAACCGCACAAAATTTACCAAAAGAGTTTGTTTACTTGCAGGATATTGATAATTCTATTGTAGTAGAACTTCGCTATTTCACTTCAAATAACTTTACAGGCAAACCAGTAAATGGATACAATGCTAATTGCCTAATCATAAGTAAAAAGGCCGCTTTAGGATTGAAAAAAGTTCAAAAAGAACTATTAAAAAAAGGCATGAGCATTAAAATTTTTGATGCTTACAGACCACAGAAAGCTGTTGACCATTTTATAAGCTGGGCAAAAAAATTGAATGATACCTTAGCGAAAAAATCCTATTATCCGAAAGTAAAAAAAAACAATCTCTTTAAATTAGGATATATTGCAAGTAAATCTGGACACTCTAGAGGAAGTACAGTAGATCTTACTATTATTAATATAGATACAAAACAGGAGTTAGATATGGGAAGTAGCTATGATTTTTTTGGAGAAGAATCGCATCCTTTCTACCCTAAAATAACTGTAAAACAACAAAAAAATAGAAATTTATTAAGAGCAGTAATGGTTAAAAATGGATTTATTCCCTACAATAAAGAGTGGTGGCATTTTACTTTAAAAAATGAACCTTTTCCAAAAACATATTTCGACTTTAATGTAGAATAA
- a CDS encoding (2Fe-2S)-binding protein — MNTILKINGKTYTVQAASEMPLLWTIRDIIGLTGTKFGCGVGQCGACSVLIDGKLSKSCSVTTSFASEKEIITIEGTLDNLELLRKAWQEANVPQCGFCQSGQLIAATSLLNNIKNPSDEDIDDVMSANICRCGTYSRIKKAIKMVAEPKKDTP; from the coding sequence TTGAATACAATTTTAAAAATTAATGGTAAAACTTACACTGTTCAAGCAGCATCAGAAATGCCATTATTATGGACTATAAGAGACATTATTGGCTTAACAGGTACAAAGTTTGGTTGTGGTGTTGGGCAATGTGGAGCATGCTCGGTTTTAATAGATGGCAAATTATCTAAATCTTGTAGTGTAACTACCTCTTTTGCCTCTGAAAAAGAAATTATTACCATTGAGGGAACTCTAGACAATCTAGAATTGTTACGAAAAGCTTGGCAAGAAGCCAATGTACCGCAATGTGGCTTTTGCCAATCTGGCCAATTAATAGCAGCTACCTCACTTTTAAACAATATAAAAAATCCTTCTGATGAAGATATTGATGATGTAATGAGTGCTAATATTTGTAGATGTGGAACATATTCTCGAATAAAAAAAGCGATAAAAATGGTAGCTGAACCTAAAAAAGATACACCATGA